A region of the Muricauda sp. MAR_2010_75 genome:
ACCAAGATGAATATGTTCCCGAATCCAATGCATCTGCTAGAACAAAGGATGATTTGCTTCAGGAATACAAGGCAATCCGGGAATCAACACTATGCCTTTTTAATTCCTTTGACGATGATGTTATGAAACGGGTAGGGGTGGCCAGTGGGTCCCAAATGAGTGTCCGTGCAATGGGATATATCATATCCGGTCACCAGGCCCATCATTTAAAAATTATCCGTAAAAGGTACTTGTAGTGTAATTTTCTAATATAGGCTTTCGTTTTCTGGGTCCGTATCTGGATCAGCTTCAAAATCTGAGTCGTTGTACGAGGTTTCATCCGCATCCAAAACTGCTTCCTTTTCTAAACTTTTTTCCAATTCCCTTTCAATGGTCTCTTCAAAATTGGCAATGAAGTTGGAAAGGCTCTTACTGATTTTCACCAGATAAATGGTGTCTTCCGTTTTTACTTCAACCGCCTCAATAATTTCTCCATTAGGTTTTTTAAGGGTGATGATGTCATCATCGCCATACCCATAAGGGTAGGAATCAATCAAAACCGCCGCAACACTATGGTCCAGCTTTTTGTAATCTATCAAAATACGTTTCATAATGGATAGGTTTAAATTCCTATCCTGAAGCTAAAACTTTTTAAGTAGGTGCTATTCAAAGAGTTGTAAACCTAAAAAAATAGTATATGAAGTGCTTATTCCCTGTAGTATGCAAATGCTTTATAAAAAAGTTCTTCGGGAACCTTTACATCAGAAACGGCTTCTCCGATGGATTGTAGCAATACAAAATTAATGTCCCCATGCGTGTTTTTCTTATCAAATTTAAGAAGCTGAAGGATGGCATCCACATCCACATCGGTAAAATCAACAGGATCAAAATAGTGCAAAAAGGTTTCTTTGATCTCTTCCAAGTAAAGTTTGGAAAGGCCTTTTAATTCGTGCGAAAGATATCCTTCCAAAATCATTCCAACGGCAATGGCCTCTCCGTGGAGCAATGCTTTTTTCTCAGGGGTTTCCAAACAATAGGATTCTATGGCATGTCCTAAGGTATGGCCAAAATTTAAAATTTTTCGCAATCCTTTCTCTGTTGGGTCTTGCAGGACAACCTTGTTTTTAATGGCAATGGACTTTTGAATGCTATCAGGTTCGGTAAAATTGCCGGTTTCCTTCAATTCATTCCAATATTCCCTGTCTGAAATGAGTCCATGCTTCAACATTTCGGCATATCCGCTTACCCGTTGTCTTGGCTCCAATGTTTTTAAGAATTCAGTAAAAACCAATACCATTACAGGTTGATTGATGACTCCAATTTGGTTTTTCAATACACCCAAATCCACTCCCGTTTTACCGCCAACCGAAGCATCTACAATGGAAAGTAGGGTTGTGGGGATGTTGATAAAGTCAATGCCTCTTTTGAAGGTTGAAGCCACAAATCCGCCCAAATCAGTGAGCACACCGCCCCCTAGGTTGATCAAAAGACTTTTGCGATCTCCATCAAAATTGGAAAGCAACTCCCAAACCTTGGTGCAGGTGCCTATATTTTTGTTTTCTTCCCCAGATTCAATCTCAAAAATTGAATCAATGGGGTGAGCCATGATTTCCTTTTTAAAAAATGGAAGGCAGTATTTTTTAGTGTTCTCATCCACCAAAACAAACACCTTGGAATACCCACTTTTTGCAATGTGCTGTTTTAGAGCAGCTTTCGCCAATTCTCCAAAATGAACCTCGTAGGATTGTGATATTATAGAGTCCATAATTCAAATTACACTGCTAAATAAAGATTATTTTTATAGAAATGGATATGGAATACGTACTTATATTTGGATCTTTAATGGATTTCCAATAATGCAACCAAATTTTGAGAATACTGCAATAGCATTTGAGTTAAAAACCGACTCCCAATTGGAGCGGGCCTATTTTTTGTTTAAGATGATTGCCAATGAACCTTTGGTTCGCATTGGCACTGCGGTGACCAATTTTGCCATTAAGGCACACCTCCCCGTTGAGGGGTTGATCAGGGCAACGGTCTTTGATCATTTTTGCGGTGGGGTCAGTGAGAAAGATTGCCTTCCGGTGATTGACAAAATGTACGAGAAAGGGGTGTACTCCATTTTGGATTATTCAGCAGAGGGAAAGGAAGCGGACAACCAGTTTGATTTTGCCTTGGAGAAGACCTTGGAAATTTTGGATTTTGTCAAGGAAAAAGATGCCATTCCCTTTGCCGTATTCAAGCCCAGTGGGTTTGGACGGTTCAAATTGTATGAAAAAGTCAGTGCTGGCGTAAAATTGACTGAAAGTGAATCGGCTGAATGGGACCGCCTCATAAATCGATATGAAAAAGTTTGTAAAAAGGCCCACGATCTAGAAGTAGCGTTGCTCATTGATGCCGAAGAAAGCTGGATGCAGGATGCTGCTGACAATTTGGTGCTTGATATGATGCGCAAGTACAACAAGGAAAAGACGATTGTCTTCAATACCTTTCAGATGTACCGTTGGGACCGAATGGATTATTTAAAGAAAATCCACAAAATTGCCTGTGATGAAAACTTTAAAATCGGGGCAAAAGTGGTTCGTGGTGCTTACATGGAAAAAGAAAATGAAAGGGCACAGGAAAAAGGGTATACCAGCCCCATCTGCAAAAACAAAAGGGAAACCGATGAAAATTTCAATGCGGCCATAGCCTATATTATGGAGCATTTGGAAGACATCACCATATTTGCTGGTACGCACAACGAGGAAAGTTCCTTTAAACTGATTGCTCACATGAAAGAAAGAAACATTGACCCTTCGGATGGGCGTGTTTGGTTTGGGCAACTTTTTGGTATGAGTGACCACATCACCTTCAACTTGGCGGCGCAGGGTTACAATGCGGTGAAGTATGTGCCTTATGGCCCGGTTCGGGACGTAATGCCCTATTTAATACGAAGGGCAGAGGAGAACACTTCGGTTGCCGGGCAGACTTCACGGGAATTGGCCTTATTGCAAAAAGAGCGGAAGAGACGAAAGTTGGAGGAGTAAAATCTACAAATGTTTTTTTGAAAGCACTGGGGTTTAATTCCCAATATCTAAAAGAAACTGTTTTTTGTAACAAAAAGGCAAATGATGAGACATATGGGTAAATAGTTTTCTTATGGAACTAGAAGTATTAAAGGAAAACTGGCAAAAACTTCATTTTGAGATATCCAACCAAAAAATAGGTGAAATTCCCACCAAATTCAGGAATAAGTCCATTTTACATTCCCAGACAATCACAAAAAGACTATTCATATTTTCCCTAGTTGAGTTCTTTTTATGGGGAGTGATTGGTATTGGATTTCAAGTATACTTTAGCGATTACAATCCGCAATCATTTTTAGAATTTCAACCACTGGTTTTTATAGAAAAGTTAAACTATGTAGCCTTGGGGTTGTTTGTTTTAGCCTTTCTGCTATCATTTAAAACAATCAATGTTATAGGTGACATTAAGCTGCTAATTGTCAGAATACTAAACACGAAAAGGATAGTTAATGGATATATCTATTACAACCTCGCCATCTTTGCCATTACATTTCTAATGAGTTTTATCTGGGAGCTGTTCAATAATAGCGAGGTGACGGTCCTATTGCAAGACAAAGAACGATTTGTTTATGTGGCATTAATTGTTTTCGGAGTTGTTTTGACCTTGGGTTTTACCATTTTGATTTATAAAATCTACAGATTCGTTTATGGTCGTTTTATCATAAATTTCGAGAGTCTCATTAAAAACTTGAGAAAGTTGTAGCCTTCCCTAAAAATAGGACAGTTTAAAATTCAGATTTTCTAACTTTAAATTTTAACTGTCACATGAAAAAAAGCAAGTTTACCGAGAGCCAGATCATCAAGGCACTGAAAGAGAACGAACAGGGCCGCAAGGTGGGTGACATATCCCGTGAGATGGGGATTGACACCAGCACTTTTTATTATTGGAGGAAGAAGTACGGGGGCATGGAAGTTGCGCATATGAAGCGCTTGAAGGAACTCGAGGAGGAGAACCGCAAACTCAAGCAGATGTACGCCGATGCCAGTCTTGACATCCGTATGCTCAAGGACGTACTGTCAAAAAAGTTCTAGGGCCTTCCGACAAGAAGCAGCGCGCCAAATATCTCCAGGAGGCCTATTCTGTATGTGTATCGCGTTCCTGTGGGGTACTGGACCTTGCCCGGTCGATGTGGTACTACCATAGCAGGAGGGACGACACCGAGGTCGTCGATGCCCTTTCCAGGCTGGCCGAAGAGCTGCCGACAAGGGGATTCGAGGTGTATTACAAGCGTTTGCGTCGCGAAGGCCGCAACTGGAACAGGAAACGGGTGTTGAGGGTCTACAGGTCCATGAACCTAAAACTCAGGAGGAAGCACAAGAAGAGGCTTCCTGCAAGGACAAAGAACCCACTGGGGGCCCCGATGGAGCTCAACGAGGTCTGGAGCATGGACTTTATGGCCGATGTGCTGTCCGATGGAAGGAAGATAAGGGTGTTCAATGTGATGGACGACTGCAACCGGGAGGCACTGGCCATGGACGTGGGGCTGAACTATCCGGCGATAAGGGTAGTGGAGACCTTATCACAACTGGAGGAGGAAATAGGCCTGCCAAAGACCATACGCTGCGACAACGGTCCGGAGTTCATATCCAAGGCCCTATCACAATGGTGCAAGGCCAAACGTGTCGAGCTGCAGTTCATCCAGCCCGGCAAGCCCATGCAGAACGGATATATGGAACGCCTGAACAGGTTTTACAGGGAGGATGTGCTCGATGCCTATTGGTTCAACGACCTCCACCAAGTAAGGGCACTGACCCAAAAATGGATAGAGGATTACAATACAAGGCATCCCCATTCATCCATCGGGGATATGCCGCCCAGGGAATACAAGAAACGTTTCGGGGAAGAATTCTTCCCCGAAACAGACAACATTAATGATAATTTTATGAATTTAGCGATGTCCTAAAAGGGGTAAGGCTACAAAGTTGGATAATGAGTTTTAAATATAAAAGTCAGTACTGAATCAACAGTACATACTTCAATTTTCCGAAACAGTCTCAAGAATTAGTTTATCTGGGCAGTTTTTTACTTTTAAAACTCGAGTGTCTTTTTCAATATAATACGTTTTACACGGCTCGGACTTGGTATCGCTCTTGCCAAAATCCACGTCGCCATCCGTTAAAAAGGACTTCACGAACAAGGTGTCCCTATATTTTTCGGGCAACGCCTCACCAAAGGTGAGAGGTTTTGAGCGCATGTCCTTAAGTACCCTACAATTGGGAAAATAGCAGAAGTCTATTCCTTCCTCACCCGATTTTTTCTTTAGAAAAAATACCAAAAATACTATCCCAATGGACAGTCCTACCAAGTACCATCCCAAGCGCCGTAAAAATGCCATTCAATTAAAAAATAAGAAAATTAATATCGTTGTAGTTCAATCCAAACCAATCACCAACCGACTTATTGGTCAAGATGCCATGGTACATATAAAGGCCATTTCGCAAGCCTTTATCAAAACGCAAGGAATGTTCCAAACCACCATCTTCACCAATTTTAAGCAGATAGGGTGTAAATATATTGCTGATGGAAATTGAGGATGTTCTGGGATAACGGGAGGGAATGTTGGGCACGCCATAATGGATAACCCCAAACTTATCGATTGTGGGCTTGTTGTGCGTGGTCAATTCCGAAGTTTCAAAACAACCTCCCATATCAATACTCACATCGATAATGACGGCCCCTTTTTTCATGTTCTCCACCATGGAACTGGAAACCACAACGGGCGAACGATCTTTTCCACGAGTGGCGCCGATGGCAACATCGCACCGCTTAAGGGCTTTTATAAGATTCTTGGGCTGAATGGTGGATGTATAAACAGTACGGTTAAGATTGGTCTGTATATGCCTCAACTTACTGATGGAATTGTCAAAAACCTTTATGTTGGCACCCAATCCCAAGGCTGACCTTGCGGCAAATTCCCCGACAGTTCCTGCACCAATAATCACCACTTCCACTGGGGGCACACCACTGATGTTGCCAAACATCAAACCATTCCCCTTGCTGGTTGTGGCCATCAATTCCGAAGCAATGAGGATAGAGGAAATCCCTGCAATTTCACTTAAGGAACGTACCGCGGGATAATTTCCGTCTTCATCCCTGATGTATTCAAAGGCAATGGCCGTAAGTCTTTTTTTGGCCATGGTCTCAAAATACTCTTTGCTCTGTGTTTTTATCTGCAAGGCAGAAATAATAATGGTCTGTGGGTTGAGTAAATCTATTTCAGAAAGGGTAGGAGGTTCCACTTTAAGAATGATGGAACAAGAAAAAACTTTCTTGACATCCCTTGTGATTTCGGCACCGGCATTGGTGTAGTCTAGATCCGAAAAATTGGCGCCATCCCCGGCACCCGATTCAATCAAGACCCTGTGTCCATGCGCAGTAATGGCATTAACAGCATCCGGGGTTAAGCATACCCGCTTTTCCTGATATTGGTTTTCCTTTGGAATACCTATAAAAAGTTCTCCCTTTTGTTTGAGAACCTCTAAGGTTTCTTCTTGGGGCAAAAGTTGTTGTTTGCTAAAAGGGGATGACGGTTGGTTCATACGTAGTAAATCTGTTCATCGTACCACATCAAGGTAAGAAAACAAATTTACACTTTTTTTGAAAGGGTCTTTTGGCGTTCTTCCAGTTTCTCACGCTCTTTACGAAGCTCTTCTTTTTCCTTTAATATCTGCAGCTCGGTGTCCATGGCATCAAGATCAATCCCATGCACATGCTTATCCACCAATTTAACCCGAATAAAATATACAATGGGGACCACCACCATGGTAACGGCGATTACATAGAACACCTCATTTTCATCAACTTCTTGGGAGCTTTCAAATATGGCGCTGTACAATTGAAAGCTGTACATGGATATGGGAATCAATACGGCATGGTACCACCATTGCTTACTGGTGACAAACCAAATGATCAATAATACCAAAGGAATCAGTTTGATGAGATAAAACCAAACTGCTGTCCTGGCATCGGCAAACCCATTTGTGCCAATCTTAAATATGATAAAGTCCAATGATTCTGTATCACTGGGCATATATTTATACGAATAAAACATGATGGGCGAAAGCACTATAAGCAAAGTAATAAGCCCCTCAAGAATAAAACGTTTTCTTATTTTTTTCTTACTGCGCATACATGTATAACTACAGATGCCCCGTTTTATTGTATAAAAAAACCCCTTCCGAGAAGGGGTTTTAAAAGAATAATCTTTTTGACTTCTTACATCTTACCGATATCTTTTTTCTTAAC
Encoded here:
- the aroB gene encoding 3-dehydroquinate synthase — protein: MDSIISQSYEVHFGELAKAALKQHIAKSGYSKVFVLVDENTKKYCLPFFKKEIMAHPIDSIFEIESGEENKNIGTCTKVWELLSNFDGDRKSLLINLGGGVLTDLGGFVASTFKRGIDFINIPTTLLSIVDASVGGKTGVDLGVLKNQIGVINQPVMVLVFTEFLKTLEPRQRVSGYAEMLKHGLISDREYWNELKETGNFTEPDSIQKSIAIKNKVVLQDPTEKGLRKILNFGHTLGHAIESYCLETPEKKALLHGEAIAVGMILEGYLSHELKGLSKLYLEEIKETFLHYFDPVDFTDVDVDAILQLLKFDKKNTHGDINFVLLQSIGEAVSDVKVPEELFYKAFAYYRE
- a CDS encoding IS3 family transposase (programmed frameshift) — protein: MKKSKFTESQIIKALKENEQGRKVGDISREMGIDTSTFYYWRKKYGGMEVAHMKRLKELEEENRKLKQMYADASLDIRMLKDVLSKKFLGPSDKKQRAKYLQEAYSVCVSRSCGVLDLARSMWYYHSRRDDTEVVDALSRLAEELPTRGFEVYYKRLRREGRNWNRKRVLRVYRSMNLKLRRKHKKRLPARTKNPLGAPMELNEVWSMDFMADVLSDGRKIRVFNVMDDCNREALAMDVGLNYPAIRVVETLSQLEEEIGLPKTIRCDNGPEFISKALSQWCKAKRVELQFIQPGKPMQNGYMERLNRFYREDVLDAYWFNDLHQVRALTQKWIEDYNTRHPHSSIGDMPPREYKKRFGEEFFPETDNINDNFMNLAMS
- a CDS encoding proline dehydrogenase family protein yields the protein MQPNFENTAIAFELKTDSQLERAYFLFKMIANEPLVRIGTAVTNFAIKAHLPVEGLIRATVFDHFCGGVSEKDCLPVIDKMYEKGVYSILDYSAEGKEADNQFDFALEKTLEILDFVKEKDAIPFAVFKPSGFGRFKLYEKVSAGVKLTESESAEWDRLINRYEKVCKKAHDLEVALLIDAEESWMQDAADNLVLDMMRKYNKEKTIVFNTFQMYRWDRMDYLKKIHKIACDENFKIGAKVVRGAYMEKENERAQEKGYTSPICKNKRETDENFNAAIAYIMEHLEDITIFAGTHNEESSFKLIAHMKERNIDPSDGRVWFGQLFGMSDHITFNLAAQGYNAVKYVPYGPVRDVMPYLIRRAEENTSVAGQTSRELALLQKERKRRKLEE
- a CDS encoding alanine dehydrogenase, with protein sequence MNQPSSPFSKQQLLPQEETLEVLKQKGELFIGIPKENQYQEKRVCLTPDAVNAITAHGHRVLIESGAGDGANFSDLDYTNAGAEITRDVKKVFSCSIILKVEPPTLSEIDLLNPQTIIISALQIKTQSKEYFETMAKKRLTAIAFEYIRDEDGNYPAVRSLSEIAGISSILIASELMATTSKGNGLMFGNISGVPPVEVVIIGAGTVGEFAARSALGLGANIKVFDNSISKLRHIQTNLNRTVYTSTIQPKNLIKALKRCDVAIGATRGKDRSPVVVSSSMVENMKKGAVIIDVSIDMGGCFETSELTTHNKPTIDKFGVIHYGVPNIPSRYPRTSSISISNIFTPYLLKIGEDGGLEHSLRFDKGLRNGLYMYHGILTNKSVGDWFGLNYNDINFLIF